Proteins from a genomic interval of Siniperca chuatsi isolate FFG_IHB_CAS linkage group LG10, ASM2008510v1, whole genome shotgun sequence:
- the LOC122882639 gene encoding small heat shock protein hspG3-like, producing MSSFGEKCCKKKSDRKRLYYKVILDEEKNVLKEILTTAAKKKLTEGVESKMHGEQWETCFDVAKELIENNTGPGAAGANQEQQQPEQQQPEQQQPEQQQPWQRREQQQQPQDGIPLRTVRPEVDPLLSASPGSSGEQ from the exons ATGTCATCATTTGGAGAGAAATGCTGTAAGAAAAAGTCTGACAGAAAACGTCTATATTACAAAGTGATTTTGGACGAGGAGAAGAATGTACTGAAAGAGATTTTGACAACAGCAGCGAAAAAAAAATTGACTGAAGGAGTCGAGAGCAAAATGCATGGCGAACAGTGGGAAACATGTTTTGATGTTGCTAAAGAACTGATTGAAAACAACACTGGTCCCGGAGCAGCAGGAGCCAATCAG GAGCAGCAACAGCCGGAGCAGCAACAGCCGGAGCAGCAACAGCCGGAGCAGCAACAGCCGTGGCAGCGACgggagcagcaacagcaaccaCAG GACGGAATTCCTCTTCGAACAGTGAGGCCAGAG GTGGATCCCCTTTTGTCTGCGAGTCCAGGTTCATCAGGCGAGCAGTAG